A window of Psychroflexus sp. ALD_RP9 contains these coding sequences:
- the arsB gene encoding ACR3 family arsenite efflux transporter, with amino-acid sequence MGFFERYLSIWVILCIVVGIGLGYVAGDSISIISDLTYANVNLPIAILVWLMIYPMMVQIDFSSLKNIQQHGKGLGLTLVVNWLIKPFSMAFFALLFLDQIFQAYLTPDQASQYIAGAIILGAAPCTAMVFVWSYLTKGDANYTLVQVSINDLILLVAFIPIVKFLLGVTNIEIPYETLLTSVLIFVVIPLSAGYLSNKYLIKKYGKDWFAHRFLPVLKPLSILALLTTLVLLFAFQGQTIVEKPLHILLIAVPLTIQTYVIFFLSWFAGRFLKLRHRICAPSAMIGASNFFELAVAVAIALFGLNSGAALATVVGVLIEVPVMLSLVAIANKWRY; translated from the coding sequence ATGGGTTTTTTTGAGCGATACCTCAGTATTTGGGTGATATTATGTATTGTAGTCGGTATAGGTTTGGGTTATGTCGCTGGTGATAGTATTTCTATTATTAGCGACTTAACTTATGCAAATGTTAATTTGCCTATAGCTATTTTAGTTTGGTTAATGATTTACCCGATGATGGTGCAAATCGATTTTTCTTCCTTAAAAAATATACAACAACATGGCAAAGGTTTAGGACTAACTTTAGTGGTTAATTGGCTTATTAAACCTTTTTCAATGGCCTTTTTTGCGTTGTTGTTTTTAGATCAAATCTTCCAGGCTTATTTAACGCCAGATCAGGCCAGTCAATATATTGCGGGAGCCATAATTTTAGGTGCTGCGCCTTGTACGGCGATGGTGTTTGTGTGGTCTTATTTAACTAAAGGTGATGCTAATTATACCTTAGTTCAAGTTTCGATTAACGATTTAATTTTGCTGGTTGCTTTTATACCTATTGTTAAGTTTTTATTAGGTGTAACCAATATTGAAATTCCCTATGAAACACTACTAACATCAGTTCTAATTTTTGTCGTGATACCACTTTCAGCAGGTTATTTATCTAATAAATATTTAATTAAAAAGTATGGTAAAGATTGGTTTGCTCATCGGTTTTTACCTGTTTTAAAACCACTTTCTATTTTGGCTTTGCTTACAACATTAGTTTTATTGTTTGCATTTCAAGGCCAAACCATTGTCGAAAAACCGCTTCATATTTTGTTAATAGCTGTGCCTTTAACCATTCAAACTTATGTGATTTTCTTTTTAAGTTGGTTTGCAGGTCGTTTTCTCAAACTTAGACATCGTATTTGTGCGCCATCAGCAATGATTGGTGCAAGTAACTTTTTCGAGTTAGCGGTAGCAGTAGCAATTGCTTTGTTTGGTCTTAATTCGGGTGCTGCTTTAGCAACCGTTGTAGGTGTATTAATTGAAGTTCCTGTCATGTTATCACTCGTAGCTATTGCCAATAAATGGCGGTATTGA
- a CDS encoding TetR/AcrR family transcriptional regulator, with translation MESLLSNIRINISECLYVKDPESSKLGRRILSNSISLIDRLGFEEFNFKKLGQEIQSNESSIYRYFENKQKLLQYLSALYWGILEYRLVVETTAIQNPEERLYKAVEIVTKNPQSISTQPHINLHNLRNIIIAEFTKSYHQKHVDEDNSEGSFSIYKRLVLRIAEMIQLVDSNFKFPKSLASTILDGALHQFFISAHFKSISDTASNSEVFDFFNQMISRLLNRTTNGSK, from the coding sequence ATGGAAAGCTTACTTTCAAATATTAGAATTAATATCAGTGAATGTCTTTATGTTAAGGATCCTGAAAGTTCAAAATTAGGAAGGCGTATTTTGTCTAACAGTATTTCATTAATAGATAGATTAGGCTTTGAGGAGTTTAATTTTAAAAAGTTAGGTCAAGAAATACAATCTAATGAAAGTTCGATTTATAGATATTTTGAAAATAAGCAAAAGCTACTTCAATACCTTTCAGCTTTATATTGGGGTATTTTAGAGTATCGCTTAGTAGTTGAGACCACAGCGATTCAAAATCCAGAAGAGCGTTTATATAAAGCTGTTGAAATTGTAACTAAAAACCCACAAAGTATTTCTACACAGCCACACATTAATTTGCATAATTTGCGTAATATTATCATAGCTGAATTTACGAAATCTTATCATCAAAAACATGTTGATGAAGATAATAGTGAAGGCAGTTTTAGTATTTACAAACGTTTAGTGTTACGCATTGCTGAAATGATTCAATTAGTCGATTCAAATTTTAAGTTTCCAAAGTCATTAGCTTCAACTATATTAGATGGCGCGTTACATCAATTTTTTATTTCGGCACATTTTAAATCGATTAGTGATACAGCTTCAAATAGCGAGGTTTTCGATTTTTTCAATCAAATGATTTCAAGACTTTTAAACAGAACAACCAATGGCTCAAAATAA
- a CDS encoding ArsR/SmtB family transcription factor, whose product MGITKSNLFTEKQNQLAKVAKVLGHPARIAILDVLLSTETCICGDLVEELGLAQATISQHLRELKSVGIIQGNIEGKSVCYCINPEQWQYISHQFTNMFQRFPSSNSDCC is encoded by the coding sequence ATGGGAATTACAAAATCAAATTTATTTACTGAAAAACAAAACCAATTGGCTAAAGTAGCCAAGGTTTTAGGTCATCCAGCACGAATAGCTATTTTAGATGTTTTACTTTCTACTGAAACTTGTATTTGTGGCGACTTGGTTGAAGAACTGGGTTTAGCGCAAGCAACAATTAGTCAACATTTACGAGAGTTAAAGTCGGTAGGTATTATTCAAGGTAATATTGAAGGTAAATCGGTTTGTTATTGTATTAATCCAGAACAATGGCAATATATAAGCCATCAATTTACAAATATGTTTCAACGTTTCCCATCATCAAATTCAGATTGTTGTTAA
- a CDS encoding TolC family protein, with protein MRHFCFIIGLLLGLVSTAQTQEQLSLNEYLGFVKQYHPVAKLADLNLTAAQAKLLKSRGAFDPKVEVDWKTKNFDSKEYYDILNSTFKIPTWFGVELKAGFEQNEGEFLNPQNNVPDDGLYAAGISVPIGQGLFINKRMAELKQAKILQNLTQAEIELQVNQLIYDAVNTYFNWYLAYQEVQVFKEFKTNAEVRFNGIKSRALAGDIPTVDTLEAKIIVQNRDLSLEQANLDYTKASLELANFLWFEDNLPLELAPNVRPEQLDNLAIDDVLGTNLLQLENFDIENHPKLQALNFKIDQLQINKRLKAEMLKPQLDLNYNFITEPVNELQGFNTNDYKAGIYFKLPLFLRKERGDLKLAKVKLNQAELDLNYQRLQLRNKINATQQAINSYNRQLATYQTIVTNYDELLAAEERKFSFGESSVFLINSRENKLIDAQLKQISAVGKLLKTKSKLFNVLVNEVSLD; from the coding sequence ATGCGTCACTTTTGTTTTATCATAGGTTTACTTTTGGGGTTAGTTTCTACAGCTCAAACACAAGAGCAACTTAGCTTAAATGAATATTTAGGCTTTGTAAAACAGTACCATCCAGTAGCTAAATTAGCCGACTTAAATTTAACAGCTGCTCAAGCTAAATTATTAAAATCTCGTGGCGCTTTTGACCCTAAGGTTGAAGTTGACTGGAAAACTAAAAATTTTGACTCAAAAGAGTATTACGATATTTTAAACTCAACTTTTAAAATTCCAACTTGGTTTGGTGTTGAGCTTAAAGCAGGATTTGAACAAAATGAAGGTGAGTTTTTAAACCCTCAAAATAATGTACCTGATGATGGTTTATATGCTGCAGGAATAAGTGTACCTATTGGTCAAGGCTTGTTTATTAATAAACGTATGGCAGAATTAAAACAAGCCAAAATACTACAAAATTTAACTCAGGCTGAAATTGAATTACAAGTTAACCAATTAATATATGATGCTGTAAACACATATTTTAATTGGTATTTGGCCTATCAAGAGGTTCAGGTCTTTAAAGAATTTAAAACTAATGCTGAAGTGAGGTTTAATGGAATAAAATCGAGAGCTTTAGCTGGTGATATACCAACAGTTGATACACTTGAAGCTAAAATTATTGTTCAAAATAGAGACTTGAGCTTAGAGCAAGCCAATTTAGATTATACTAAGGCAAGTTTAGAGCTAGCTAATTTTTTATGGTTTGAAGATAATTTACCTTTAGAGCTTGCTCCGAATGTAAGACCAGAGCAACTTGACAATCTTGCTATAGATGATGTTTTAGGAACTAATTTATTGCAACTTGAAAATTTTGACATTGAAAACCACCCAAAGTTACAAGCACTGAATTTTAAAATCGATCAACTTCAAATTAATAAGCGCTTAAAAGCTGAGATGTTAAAGCCACAACTAGATTTAAATTATAACTTCATTACAGAACCAGTAAATGAGTTACAAGGCTTTAATACAAATGATTATAAAGCTGGAATTTACTTTAAACTGCCTTTGTTTTTAAGAAAAGAACGAGGTGATTTAAAACTAGCTAAAGTTAAACTTAATCAAGCCGAACTAGATTTAAATTATCAGCGTTTACAACTTCGCAATAAAATTAATGCAACTCAACAAGCTATTAACTCTTACAATAGACAATTGGCAACCTACCAAACCATTGTCACTAATTATGACGAGTTATTAGCAGCCGAAGAGCGTAAATTTAGCTTTGGAGAAAGCTCTGTTTTTTTAATTAATTCTCGTGAAAATAAATTGATTGATGCTCAGCTCAAACAAATTTCAGCAGTTGGGAAGTTATTAAAAACTAAATCAAAACTGTTTAATGTACTTGTTAATGAAGTTAGCCTAGACTAG
- a CDS encoding peptidase domain-containing ABC transporter translates to MAQNNNTPWQRLLSLMQLEREDIYKILLYAAFAGLVGLSLPLGIQAIINLIQGGQFNASIMVLIGLVLIGVIFQGVLRFMQLRIAEDLQQRIFTRSSFEFTYRFPKIKAEAFEGYYPPELANRFFDTMIVQKGVPKMLIDFSAALLQIIFGLILLSFYHPFFILFGVLLVILLYVVFKFSVPEGLQTSLNESKFKYKVAHWIEEVARSYESFKVSDSFSLSSKKNDKLALDYLNARESHFSILKLQFFKMIGFKALVTGALLIIGGLLVINQQMNIGQFVAAEIVILLMITSVEKLILGLENVYDVLTSLEKIGQIADLPLENQGGLKPFSTSSKLNLELQNINLIYDKSQRQVLSNINFDLSPKEHTYIYGPSGAGKTTFLKLLAGLIMPTSGQIYVNDQNIQNIDFEHYRSFVGHVLPNNLPFEGSIKDNISFNNPDITTKELNEVLEKLCLKTFVKSQPKGIETIISTDGQQLSYTISKKIMLARAVVSKPKLLVLKDPLNEFEPNETEQILEYLFEESQPWTIVVVSRKTIWKQYCKRQINLINGKLDA, encoded by the coding sequence ATGGCTCAAAATAATAATACACCATGGCAACGCTTGCTTAGTTTAATGCAATTAGAGCGAGAAGACATTTACAAAATTTTACTTTATGCGGCCTTTGCTGGTTTAGTAGGCTTGTCTTTACCACTTGGTATTCAGGCTATAATTAACTTAATTCAAGGCGGACAATTTAACGCTTCGATTATGGTATTAATAGGCTTGGTGCTTATTGGCGTTATTTTTCAAGGCGTGTTACGATTTATGCAATTACGAATTGCTGAAGATTTGCAGCAACGTATTTTTACAAGATCATCATTTGAGTTTACATACCGTTTTCCAAAAATTAAAGCTGAAGCCTTTGAAGGTTATTACCCACCAGAATTAGCTAACCGGTTTTTTGATACAATGATTGTTCAAAAAGGTGTTCCGAAAATGCTTATTGATTTTTCGGCTGCTTTGTTACAAATTATTTTTGGACTTATTTTATTATCGTTTTACCATCCGTTTTTCATTTTATTTGGGGTTTTATTGGTGATTTTACTATACGTTGTCTTTAAGTTTAGTGTTCCAGAAGGTCTGCAAACCAGTTTAAATGAATCTAAATTTAAATATAAGGTAGCTCATTGGATAGAAGAAGTTGCACGTAGTTATGAAAGCTTTAAAGTGTCAGATAGCTTTTCATTGTCAAGTAAAAAAAATGACAAATTAGCACTGGATTATTTAAACGCTCGTGAAAGTCACTTTTCAATTTTAAAGTTGCAGTTTTTCAAAATGATTGGTTTTAAGGCTTTAGTGACAGGTGCATTATTAATCATAGGTGGTTTGTTAGTTATTAATCAACAAATGAATATCGGTCAATTTGTTGCAGCTGAAATTGTTATTTTATTGATGATTACTTCAGTTGAAAAACTAATACTAGGCTTAGAAAATGTTTATGATGTTTTAACCTCATTAGAAAAAATAGGTCAGATTGCTGATTTGCCACTTGAAAATCAAGGTGGTTTAAAACCATTTTCAACTTCATCTAAGCTTAATCTAGAACTTCAAAACATTAATTTAATTTATGATAAATCACAGCGTCAAGTTTTATCTAACATTAATTTTGATTTATCACCGAAAGAACATACCTATATTTATGGCCCAAGTGGTGCTGGTAAAACTACTTTTTTAAAATTGTTAGCAGGCTTAATTATGCCTACTAGTGGGCAAATTTATGTGAATGATCAGAATATACAAAACATAGATTTTGAACATTATAGATCTTTTGTAGGTCATGTTTTACCCAATAACTTACCTTTTGAAGGAAGTATAAAAGATAATATTAGCTTTAATAATCCTGATATTACAACTAAAGAATTGAATGAAGTTCTTGAAAAATTATGTTTAAAAACCTTTGTTAAGTCACAGCCAAAAGGAATAGAAACTATTATATCGACCGATGGTCAGCAATTATCATATACCATCTCAAAAAAAATCATGTTGGCAAGAGCTGTCGTTTCTAAACCAAAATTGTTAGTTTTAAAAGACCCACTTAACGAGTTTGAGCCTAATGAAACTGAACAAATTTTAGAGTATTTGTTTGAAGAATCACAACCTTGGACAATCGTTGTTGTCAGTCGCAAAACCATTTGGAAACAATATTGCAAACGCCAAATTAATTTAATTAACGGAAAACTAGATGCTTAA
- a CDS encoding DUF3667 domain-containing protein, which yields MLKWLKSIGKPKRFKREFRSETCLNCQHMIDVSDQYCSNCGQRNSNKKLSLSDLIKELLASIFSYDSRLRKTIGAIFTRPGKISLEYTHGKRIKYVNPFRFFISIAIIFFLVLTWLIPKEEIQKQVNETNKEFLIKPNDSIAKSIAKQKSKKFNFQKTSRYIKYSGLSSYDSIRTQLGFEDSMTNQLKVKLINGSFKLEKSPSDFITYILPKLPFFLFGFIPIFSLFSWLFYLRRKFTYVDHLIFNFHETSVFFLLLLLEISINFMVNNDSASFNSISIYLFIIYHIMASMYFYKQGFFKTLVKCFLLAFLYIITCLLFVVSLISASLMFY from the coding sequence ATGTTAAAATGGCTAAAATCTATTGGCAAACCAAAACGTTTTAAACGTGAGTTTCGATCTGAAACTTGCTTAAATTGCCAACATATGATTGATGTTTCAGATCAATACTGCTCTAATTGTGGCCAGCGTAATTCAAACAAAAAATTAAGCCTTAGCGATTTAATAAAAGAATTATTAGCAAGTATTTTTTCATACGATTCGCGCTTAAGAAAAACAATCGGCGCTATTTTTACACGCCCAGGTAAAATTTCACTAGAATATACACATGGCAAACGCATTAAATACGTTAACCCATTTCGATTTTTTATAAGCATTGCTATTATTTTCTTTTTGGTGTTAACCTGGTTAATTCCTAAAGAAGAAATCCAAAAACAAGTTAATGAAACCAATAAAGAATTTTTAATAAAACCGAATGACTCCATAGCTAAGTCAATCGCAAAGCAAAAGTCAAAAAAATTTAATTTTCAAAAAACGAGTCGGTATATTAAATACAGTGGTTTATCAAGCTATGATAGTATAAGGACCCAACTTGGTTTTGAAGACTCCATGACCAACCAGCTCAAGGTTAAATTAATTAATGGAAGCTTTAAACTAGAAAAAAGTCCGAGTGATTTTATAACCTACATCCTACCTAAACTACCGTTTTTCTTGTTTGGTTTTATCCCTATATTTAGCCTCTTTTCTTGGTTGTTTTATCTCAGACGTAAATTTACTTATGTTGATCATCTCATTTTTAACTTCCATGAAACAAGTGTGTTTTTTCTTTTGTTACTCCTTGAAATTAGCATCAACTTTATGGTAAATAACGACTCTGCTAGTTTTAACTCAATTTCAATTTATCTTTTTATAATCTACCATATTATGGCCTCGATGTATTTTTACAAACAAGGCTTTTTCAAAACATTGGTTAAATGCTTTTTATTGGCATTTCTCTACATAATAACGTGTCTATTGTTTGTTGTGAGCTTAATTAGTGCGAGTTTGATGTTTTACTAA
- a CDS encoding HlyD family secretion protein has protein sequence MLNISKNKINKVADLNKSKSMQFVHQRLRFITFNKIMSALGILFLIVMFLPWTQNVRGNGSVTTLSPANRPQSVQSAIAGRVEKWFIEEGQEVKKGDTIVFISEIKSEYFDPLLVERTSAQLKSKSFSQTSYSSKVKALEQQITALKEERKLKLEQAQNKLLQAKLQQKSDSIDFQAAKTQLSIAERQFNRTSQLESEGLKAVTDVETKKLKLQESQAKLISQENKLLSSKNKVINAKIEISSIKANYQDKISKAESDKFTALSGQFDTEAQVSKLQNQLSNYEMRSGLRYITAPQDGFINQAIQKGIGETFKAGAEIVSIMPTEIDFAVETYVRPIDLPLIHPGEDVRIIFDGWPAIFFSGWPNLSYGTYGGEVVAVSRTVSKNGKYRVLVKPDPEQQAWPDAIRAGSGAKTLALLKDVSIWYEIWRQINGFPPDYYSPADAKQNQNKAKNSKN, from the coding sequence ATGCTTAATATCTCAAAAAATAAAATCAATAAAGTTGCAGACTTAAACAAATCTAAGTCTATGCAATTTGTCCACCAACGCTTGCGTTTTATTACTTTTAATAAAATTATGTCAGCTTTAGGGATTTTGTTTCTCATTGTTATGTTTTTGCCATGGACCCAAAACGTGAGAGGAAACGGTTCTGTAACAACTTTAAGCCCTGCTAATCGTCCACAATCAGTACAGTCTGCTATTGCAGGTCGAGTAGAAAAGTGGTTTATTGAAGAAGGCCAAGAAGTTAAAAAAGGCGATACAATTGTATTTATTTCAGAAATCAAAAGCGAATATTTTGACCCTTTATTAGTTGAAAGGACATCTGCTCAGTTAAAATCAAAAAGTTTTTCTCAAACTTCATATTCTTCTAAAGTAAAAGCCTTAGAGCAGCAAATTACAGCCTTGAAAGAAGAGCGTAAACTTAAGCTTGAACAAGCACAAAATAAGTTGTTACAAGCAAAGCTTCAGCAGAAAAGTGATAGTATTGATTTTCAAGCAGCTAAAACACAATTAAGTATAGCCGAACGACAATTTAATCGGACAAGCCAACTAGAAAGTGAAGGCTTAAAAGCGGTTACCGATGTTGAAACGAAAAAACTTAAATTGCAAGAAAGTCAAGCTAAGTTAATTTCACAGGAAAATAAGTTACTCTCTAGTAAAAATAAAGTCATTAATGCTAAAATTGAAATTTCATCAATTAAAGCTAATTATCAAGATAAAATTTCGAAAGCCGAAAGCGATAAATTCACGGCTTTATCAGGCCAATTTGATACAGAGGCTCAAGTTTCAAAACTACAAAATCAGCTATCAAATTACGAAATGCGTTCAGGATTACGCTATATAACTGCGCCACAAGATGGGTTTATAAATCAAGCTATTCAAAAAGGGATTGGCGAGACTTTTAAAGCAGGCGCCGAAATCGTAAGCATAATGCCAACTGAAATTGATTTTGCAGTAGAAACTTATGTAAGGCCAATTGATTTACCTTTAATTCATCCAGGTGAAGACGTTCGAATTATTTTTGATGGCTGGCCAGCTATTTTCTTCTCGGGATGGCCAAACTTATCTTATGGTACTTATGGTGGAGAAGTTGTAGCTGTTTCACGTACGGTAAGTAAAAACGGTAAATACAGAGTTCTCGTAAAACCTGACCCAGAGCAGCAAGCTTGGCCAGATGCTATTAGAGCAGGTTCAGGCGCTAAAACTTTAGCTTTGTTAAAAGATGTTTCAATTTGGTACGAAATATGGCGACAAATTAATGGTTTCCCGCCAGACTATTACAGCCCAGCTGATGCAAAACAAAATCAAAATAAAGCTAAAAATTCAAAAAATTAA
- a CDS encoding DUF5916 domain-containing protein yields the protein MNFTFKQLQLLFFLSLICNFNVVSQTKKQYKITSTEASAVIDGKLNDSIWQNLPTATNFTQFTPNIGLQADDKIKTEVKMFYNEKGIYLAAKLYDEPSLMMNQLTKRDEFGQTDYFTLVLNPNNDAQNDTQFIVFSSGVQADALSTPSLGQDFGWNAVWESAVQLTDFGWQLELLIPYRSLRFPKDDVQTWGVQFKRFFRRERSEYAWNAIDPTKAYEGIYHGELTGIKNLKPPLRLNLYPFTTGLVNQNTNTTSTDLKFGMDIKYGITDNITLDATLIPDFSQARFDNIVLNLGPFEQTFAEQRQFFTEGIDLFTKGNLFFSRRVGSAPTGQVNLNENEQIQARPSKVDLINAAKLSGRLKNGLGIGVFNALTEKTYVNIRDTISGLNRRELVEPLTNYNILVLDQQFNRNSSVSLINTNVSRQGDFRDANVTGALLNLIDKSNTYAISAEAKTSQLSDTNQPKSGYSATAEVAKVGGNFRFALGQDYADKKFDINDLGLLLRNNYNNTYAEVSYREFEPTQLFQNYQYSLDINYERLANPNTFTGLMVNGNFFANTLKLDSFGFNFSLEPGKQYDYFEPRIDGRYFIYENAIDVGGFISSNYNRPFALDLRLNAGTFFEKNRNTTSYRINIEPRFRFNDAFFMTYEFTINETINDRGFATFFNNQSIFGERDRKIIENSINANYTFNPFNALKLQFRHYWDTVLYDTYMYNLQANGRLTENFNLPKTDLDSSPDINFSTWNIDLSYSWQFAPGSFLTALYRNQLFRNTNQAEANFNTSLDQLFQQNTQHTLSIRLQYFIDVNSLARRVFKSV from the coding sequence ATGAATTTTACCTTTAAGCAATTACAACTTCTATTTTTTCTTAGCTTAATTTGTAATTTTAATGTCGTATCACAAACAAAAAAGCAGTATAAAATCACTTCAACCGAAGCTTCTGCCGTCATCGATGGAAAACTTAATGATAGCATTTGGCAAAATTTACCAACAGCTACTAATTTTACTCAATTTACCCCAAACATAGGTCTTCAAGCTGATGATAAAATCAAAACTGAAGTTAAAATGTTTTATAATGAAAAAGGCATTTACCTTGCGGCTAAACTCTATGACGAGCCAAGTTTAATGATGAATCAGCTCACCAAACGTGATGAGTTTGGCCAAACCGACTATTTCACGCTTGTTTTAAATCCTAATAACGATGCCCAAAACGATACTCAGTTTATTGTATTTAGTTCTGGTGTTCAAGCAGATGCCTTATCGACTCCCAGCTTAGGGCAAGATTTCGGTTGGAATGCGGTTTGGGAAAGCGCTGTACAATTAACTGATTTTGGTTGGCAACTTGAGCTTTTAATTCCATACCGCAGTTTACGTTTTCCAAAAGATGATGTACAAACTTGGGGCGTTCAATTTAAACGTTTTTTTAGACGCGAACGCTCAGAATATGCCTGGAATGCCATAGATCCCACCAAAGCTTATGAAGGAATTTATCATGGTGAATTAACGGGTATTAAAAATCTTAAGCCACCTTTACGCCTAAATTTATATCCATTTACAACTGGCTTAGTTAACCAAAATACCAATACAACCTCAACAGATTTAAAATTTGGGATGGATATTAAATACGGTATAACCGATAATATTACTCTTGATGCGACTTTAATTCCAGATTTTAGCCAAGCACGCTTCGATAACATTGTACTTAATTTAGGTCCGTTTGAGCAAACTTTTGCCGAACAGCGTCAATTTTTTACCGAAGGTATCGATTTATTTACAAAAGGTAATTTATTTTTTTCACGTCGTGTTGGTAGTGCACCAACAGGTCAAGTTAATTTAAATGAAAATGAACAAATACAAGCTAGACCTTCAAAAGTAGACTTAATTAATGCTGCAAAGTTATCTGGTCGTTTAAAAAATGGCCTAGGAATTGGTGTTTTTAACGCTTTAACTGAAAAAACATATGTAAATATTAGAGATACCATTAGTGGTTTAAACCGGCGTGAATTAGTAGAGCCATTGACCAATTATAATATTTTAGTTTTAGACCAACAATTTAACCGAAACTCATCGGTTAGCTTAATTAATACGAATGTTTCTAGACAGGGTGATTTTAGGGATGCAAACGTTACAGGTGCCTTACTAAATTTAATTGATAAATCGAATACCTACGCGATATCAGCTGAAGCAAAAACGAGTCAATTAAGTGATACAAATCAGCCAAAAAGTGGTTACAGTGCCACAGCTGAAGTGGCTAAGGTTGGCGGCAATTTTAGGTTTGCCTTAGGTCAAGATTATGCAGATAAAAAATTCGATATTAATGATTTAGGCTTATTGTTAAGAAATAACTACAATAACACATATGCAGAAGTTTCTTATCGAGAATTTGAGCCAACACAACTTTTTCAAAACTATCAATACAGTTTAGATATTAATTATGAACGCTTGGCTAACCCGAATACATTTACAGGTTTAATGGTTAATGGTAACTTTTTTGCAAACACTTTAAAGCTAGATTCATTCGGATTTAACTTCAGTTTAGAACCTGGAAAACAATATGATTATTTTGAACCACGTATTGATGGCCGTTATTTTATCTACGAAAATGCTATTGATGTTGGCGGTTTTATTTCAAGCAACTACAACCGTCCATTTGCATTAGATCTCCGTTTAAATGCAGGAACTTTTTTTGAAAAAAACCGAAATACAACATCATACCGCATCAACATAGAGCCGCGGTTTAGATTTAATGATGCATTTTTTATGACTTATGAATTTACCATTAATGAAACGATTAACGACCGTGGATTTGCAACTTTTTTTAATAACCAAAGTATTTTTGGTGAACGTGATCGAAAAATTATTGAAAATAGTATCAATGCAAACTACACCTTTAACCCGTTTAACGCCTTAAAACTTCAATTTAGACATTATTGGGACACCGTTTTATACGATACTTATATGTATAATCTACAAGCAAATGGCCGTTTGACTGAAAACTTTAATCTTCCTAAAACAGATTTAGACTCTAGCCCAGATATTAATTTTAGCACTTGGAATATCGATTTGAGTTATTCTTGGCAATTTGCGCCAGGTAGTTTTTTAACCGCATTATATCGCAACCAATTATTTAGAAACACCAATCAGGCTGAAGCTAACTTTAATACGAGTTTAGATCAATTGTTTCAACAAAACACACAGCATACTTTATCGATAAGATTACAGTATTTTATAGATGTCAATTCATTAGCAAGACGAGTGTTCAAATCAGTTTAA
- a CDS encoding DUF6428 family protein yields the protein MTLQEVKSHLEHLESLKFQLPDGRVVPEHFHVTEVGEVTKHFIDCGGTIRHEKVANFQLWTADDVDHRLQPQKLKNIISLSERELQLNPNLNVEVEYQGSTIGKYHLEFKDGKFQLISTLTDCLAKDKCGIPEPQEQETATACDPNSGCC from the coding sequence ATGACATTACAAGAAGTTAAATCACATTTAGAACATTTAGAGAGTTTAAAATTTCAATTACCTGATGGTCGTGTTGTTCCAGAGCATTTTCATGTAACCGAAGTTGGTGAAGTGACTAAACACTTTATTGATTGTGGCGGTACCATTCGTCATGAAAAAGTGGCGAATTTTCAACTTTGGACTGCCGATGATGTCGATCATCGTTTACAGCCTCAAAAATTAAAAAATATCATTTCTCTATCAGAACGCGAGCTTCAGTTGAACCCTAATTTAAATGTAGAAGTCGAATACCAAGGTAGCACGATTGGGAAATATCATTTAGAGTTTAAGGATGGTAAATTTCAATTAATTTCAACTCTAACAGATTGTTTAGCAAAAGACAAGTGTGGAATTCCTGAACCTCAGGAACAAGAAACAGCAACAGCTTGCGATCCTAATTCTGGTTGCTGTTAA